Proteins from a genomic interval of Ptychodera flava strain L36383 chromosome 7, AS_Pfla_20210202, whole genome shotgun sequence:
- the LOC139137031 gene encoding zinc finger protein 121-like, producing the protein MELARMMDRNSPLSDGETKRTADDTIGPCTDPSPTIICERSWADVPLTAPECSAICEAARDFDQLHQLVRSFEMLSKTLCQQYHDNVLPVESTSIIIQSLVQHGFITSEFSGSSEIIPEEDLNEQTELEQRDNQSTAHKEFFSSAECFQRKESDLKRHFLTQANIRPHECDECDRTFIQTGKLKSHILTHTRPYECKECGSTFSKKSNLKRHTMTHSNIRSHECKECGRTFNHQSSLKRHMLTHTNVKPHACEECGRIFRMAYSLKAHMTTHTNIRAFACKECGKAFKRKTDLKAHMFTHTNIKPHECKECGRTFSHKSSLNRHMLTHSNIKPHECKECDKAFNHKNSLTLHMLAHSNIRPHECEECGRTFRHKNHLKTHILTHTNIRVFVCKECGKAFMRESDLKAHIFTPQGLMWTG; encoded by the exons ATGGAATTGGCGAGAATGATGGACAGGAACAGCCCTCTGTCGGATGGGGAGACCAAGAGAACAGCCGATGACACCATAGGTCCTTGCACTGACCCCTCCCCAActattatttgtgaacgcagctgGGCTGACGTTCCACTCACTGCTCCAG AATGTTCAGCAATTTGTGAAGCTGCCAGAGATTTTGACCAGCTACATCAGCTGGTGAGAAGTTTTGaaatgctttcaaaaacattgtgTCAACAATATCATGACAATGTATTACCAGTGGAAA GTACATCAATAATCATACAAAGTCTTGTCCAACATGGTTTCATCACATCGGAGTTCAGTGGATCCAGTGAAATAATTCCTGAAGAAGACCTCaatgaacaaactgaacttgaGCAGAGGGACAACCAATCAACAGCACACAAAGAATTCTTCAGTTCAGCGGAGTGCTTTCAAAGGAAAGAAAGTGATTTGAAGAGGCATTTTTTGACCCAAgcaaatatcagaccacatgagTGTGACGAGTGTGATAGAACATTTATTCAGACAGGAAAGCTTAAGTCACACATCTTGACCCACACGAGACcttatgaatgtaaagagtgtggtagcaCATTCAGTAAGAAAAGCAATCTGAAGAGACATACTATGACCCACTCAAATATCAGATCACATgagtgtaaagagtgtggtagaaCATTCAACCACCAAAGCAGCCTGAAGAGGCATATGTTGACCCACACAAACGTAAAACCACATGCGTGTGAAGAGTGTGGTAGAATATTCAGGATGGCATACTCCTTGAAGGCACATATGaccacacacacaaatatcagaGCATTTGCGTGTAAAGAGTGTGGGAAAGCATTCAAGAGGAAAACTGATCTGAAGGCACATATGTTCACCCACACAAATATCAAACCACACgagtgtaaagagtgtggtagaaCATTCAGTCACAAAAGCAGTCTGAACAGACACATGTTGACCCACTCAAACATCAAACCACATGAGTGCAAAGAGTGTGATAAAGCGTTCAACCATAAAAACAGTTTGACGTTACATATGTTGGCCCACTCAAACATCAGACCACATGAGTGTGAAGAGTGTGGTCGAACATTCAGACACAAAAACCATCTGAAGACACACATTCTCACCCACACAAATATCAGAGTATTTGTTTGTAAAGAGTGTGGGAAAGCATTCATGAGGGAAAGCGATCTTAAGGCACATATTTTCACCCCACAGGGGCTTATGTggactgggtag